A genomic region of Oryza glaberrima chromosome 1, OglaRS2, whole genome shotgun sequence contains the following coding sequences:
- the LOC127777207 gene encoding uncharacterized protein LOC127777207, with amino-acid sequence MAGSSAYRPPTDAKTDVQIDLEQWGLESRPLGGLVDFIKNTTNPMHHVTEGCQLEPINVENSNNGNATRTEKRLGWSTEEDLRLEQLGFDVYCVAPLQHTSYRLVTTNQDG; translated from the exons ATGGCGGGCTCATCTGCATATCGTCCTCCTACTGATGCCAAGACGGACGTCCAAATTGATTTGGAACAATG GGGACTAGAATCTCGCCCGCTCGGTGGTTTGGTTGATTTTATCAAAAACACCACGAACCCTATGCACCATGTGACTGAAGGGTGTCAGTTGGAGCCAATTAATGTTGAGAATAGCAACAATGGTAATGCCACTAGGACCGAGAAGCGCCTAGGCTGGTCAACTGAAGAAGACTTGAGGCTG GAACAATTAGGCTTTGATGTCTACTGTGTTGCACCTCTGCAACACACCTCTTACAG GCTGGTGACAACAAATCAAGATGGCTGA
- the LOC127768586 gene encoding S-type anion channel SLAH2-like, whose product MEANGVIPDVMMPSLLADVEVSHLAGFDVTPSPHAEPSPRPQLRHDNPSRSRVPPLERVSRRSEVVFPPLDSPFQAPGYRSVQPVSISLPASPTGFGVPVALPIAVGDAGEPADLRRQAMSNAARDAEEQQLAAQGKGSNNNVRFVQPDKVVFRSQPIPGGKPARRAASNRGGRMMSRDRRYDSFKTWSGKLERQLTHLAGAGPEVPEEEEDGCDGDAISSHHTKSMPQVDRFFAALEGPELDKLRSSEELVLPSDKTWPFLLRFPVSAFGICLGVSSQAILWKTVATSTPTRFLHVTTKVNLMLWCVSLALMCVIAAIYACKVVFFFEAVRREYYHPIRVNFFFAPWIACLFLAIGVPPSVATELPRWLWYALMTPILCMELKIYGQWMSGGQRRLSKVANPSNHLSVVGNFVGALLGASMGLKEGPVFFFSVGLAHYTVLFVTLYQRLPTNETLPKELHPVFFLFVAAPSVACMAWAKITGEFGLGSRVAYFIAMFLYASLAVRINFFRGFRFSLAWWAYTFPMTGAAIASIRYSTEVDNAFTKALCVALSVLAMLTVLALLATTIVHGFVLRNLFPNDISIAITERKVKPIVELHEMLGSNDSAAGRSNDDIEAGVATVESS is encoded by the exons ATGGAGGCCAACGGCGTCATCCCAGATGTGATGATGCCGTCGCTCCTCGCCGACGTCGAGGTGTCACACCTCGCCGGCTTCGATGTCACGCCGAGCCCGCACGCTGAACCCAGCCCACGCCCTCAGCTCCGCCACGACAATCCGTCCCGCTCCCGg GTTCCGCCGCTGGAACGCGTGTCGCGGCGCAGCGAGGTTGTGTTCCCGCCGCTGGACTCGCCGTTCCAGGCTCCAGGATACCGATCGGTGCAGCCCGTGTCCATCAGCCTGCCGGCGTCGCCGACAGGCTTCGGCGTGCCCGTGGCCCTCCCCATCGCCgtgggcgacgccggcgagccggcCGACCTCCGGAGGCAGGCTATGTCGAACGCGGCACGCGATGCGGAAGAACAGCAGCTGGCGGCGCAGGGCAAGGGAAGCAACAATAACGTTAGGTTCGTGCAGCCGGACAAGGTGGTGTTCCGGTCGCAGCCGATCCCTGGCGGCAAGCCGGCACGCCGCGCGGCATCGAACCGCGGCGGCCGGATGATGTCCCGGGACAGGCGCTACGACTCGTTCAAGACGTGGTCCGGGAAGCTTGAGCGGCAGCTCACCCATCTGGCTGGCGCCGGGCCGGAGGtccccgaggaggaggaggacggctgcgacggcgacgccaTCAGCAGCCACCACACCAAGTCCATGCCTCAGGTTGATCGCTTCTTCGCCGCACTGGAGGGCCCCGAACTGGACAAACTCCGG TCATCGGAGGAGCTGGTGCTTCCGTCGGACAAAACGTGGCCGTTCCTGCTCCGGTTCCCGGTGTCGGCGTTCGGTATCTGCCTCGGCGTGAGCAGCCAGGCGATCCTGTGGAAGACGGTGGCGACGTCAACGCCGACGAGATTCCTTCACGTCACTACCAAGGTGAACCTGATGCTCTGGTGCGTTTCCCTCGCGCTCATGTGCGTCATCGCGGCCATCTACGCTTGCAAGGTGGTCTTCTTCTTCGAGGCCGTCCGCCGGGAGTATTACCACCCGATCAGAGTCAACTTCTTCTTCGCGCCGTGGATTGCCTGCCTCTTCCTCGCCATCGGCGTGCCGCCGTCCGTCGCGACGGAGCTGCCACGCTGGCTCTGGTACGCGCTCATGACACCTATCCTCTGCATGGAGCTCAAGATCTACGGGCAGTGGATGtccggcgggcagcggcggctgtcCAAGGTGGCGAACCCGTCGAACCACCTGTCGGTCGTCGGCAACTTCGTCGGCGCGCTGCTCGGCGCGTCCATGGGTCTCAAGGAGGGGcccgtcttcttcttctccgttGGGCTGGCGCACTACACCGTGCTGTTCGTGACGCTGTACCAGCGGCTGCCGACGAACGAGACGCTGCCCAAGGAGCTTCACCCGGTGTTCTTCCTGTTCGTGGCGGCGCCGAGCGTGGCGTGCATGGCGTGGGCCAAGATCACCGGCGAGTTCGGCCTCGGGTCAAGGGTCGCCTACTTCATCGCCATGTTCCTGTACGCGTCGCTCGCCGTCCGGATCAACTTCTTCAGGGGGTTCAGGTTCTCGCTGGCGTGGTGGGCGTACACGTTCCCGATGACCGGCGCCGCCATTGCGTCCATCCGCTACTCCACGGAGGTGGACAACGCCTTCACCAAGGCGCTCTGCGTCGCGCTCTCCGTGCTGGCCATGCTCACCGTGCTGGCGCTCCTGGCGACCACCATCGTGCACGGCTTCGTGCTCCGCAACCTCTTCCCCAACGACATCTCCATCGCCATCACCGAGCGCAAGGTCAAACCCATCGTGGAGCTGCATGAGATGCTCGGCAGCAATGACAGCGCCGCCGGTCGTAGCAACGACGACATCGAGGCCGGTGTTGCGACAGTCGAATCATCGTGA